One Myripristis murdjan chromosome 18, fMyrMur1.1, whole genome shotgun sequence DNA window includes the following coding sequences:
- the LOC115376538 gene encoding uncharacterized protein LOC115376538, translating to MDVHMVMLFLLGTFVRSAVAQSSAVTQDSGMISVSVGDNVTIHCFYQSNVAVHFSWYRQTFGGTPKLLSTIYKYDQTAKMFNRMEKNPRFSVLKDEGINHLQISDVQASDSATYFCGSSHSNVVEFGEGVFLSVKGLSNRAIIQESASESVHTGDSVTLRCTVEMETCAGEHSVYWFRHGSHPGILHGHGPQCTERPAPGPPSQSCVYHLQKSNLSSSDAGTYYCAVALCGEMLFGNGTKLDIIDEVEALTAQMRIFVSLSITRSGILLFFLTICFLVYVTSSWPYK from the exons ATGGATGTACATATGGTGATGCTTTTTCTCTTGGGAACAT TTGTTAGGTCAGCGGTGGCCCAGTCTTCAGCAGTGACACAGGACAGCGGGATGATATCAGTCAGTGTTGGGGACAACGTGACGATACATTGCTTCTATCAAAGCAACGTGGCGGTGCACTTCTCCTGGTACCGGCAGACCTTTGGAGGCACACCGAAGCTCCTGTCCACCATTTACAAGTACGATCAAACGGCCAAGATGTTCAACAGGATGGAAAAGAACCCCCGCTTCTCTGTGCTAAAGGATGAAGGGATAAATCATTTACAAATCTCTGACGTCCAGGCGTCTGATTCAGCTACATACTTCTGTGGTAGTTCACACTCCAACGTGGTGGAATTTGGAGAGGGAGTCTTTCTCAGTGTCAAAG GACTCAGCAACAGAGCGATTATCCAAGAGTCGGCGTCAGAGTCTGTCCACACGGGAGACTCTGTGACTCTCAGGTGTACAGTAGAAATGGAGACTTGTGCTGGAGAGCACAGTGTGTACTGGTTCAGACACGGATCTCACCCAGGAATCCTTCACGGCCATGGGCCTCAGTGCACAGAGCGCCCTGCACCCGGTCCTCCCTCACAGAGCTGCGTTTACCATTTGCAGAAGAGCAACCTGAGCTCCTCTGATGCCGGGACGTACTATTGTGCTGTGGCTTTGTGTGGGGAGATGCTGTTCGGCAATGGGACCAAGCTGGACATTATAGATGAGGTTGAAGCGCTGACGGCACAGATGAGaatctttgtctctctgtccatcacGAGGAGTGGGATTCTCTTGTTCTTTTTAACCATTTGTTTCTTGGTTTATGTCACTAGTAGTTGGCCCTACAAGTGA
- the LOC115376539 gene encoding immunoglobulin lambda-1 light chain-like — MKVSVVQQPESESVQPGDSVTLSCSVHTADCGGEHTSVFWLKSSESYGPEVIYSSGNKSESCKNTESGSPQTSCVYKLPKQNLSSDDAGTYYCVVASCGETLFGNGTELYIKGNSIPTPPSHLDSTVVALACSTVIFGMAAFLLLVWTLCNCRCKHSTGKTGRSSEGNQTGDDVNYAAVSLASRSSSSRTANAKHSRTAKAKHSADAVLYSEVRCRDQYGYI, encoded by the exons ATGAAAGTCTCTGTTGTTCAGCAGCCAGAGTCTGAGTCAGTCCAGCCAGGAGACTCTGTCACTCTCAGCTGCTCTGTTCACACTGCTGACTGTGGAGGGGAACACACTAGTGTCTTCTGGCTGAAAAGCTCAGAAAGTTATGGTCCTGAAGTGATTTACTCCTCTGGAAATAAGAGTGAGAGCTGCAAGAACACTGAGAGCGGCTCTCCACAAACTAGCTGTGTCTACAAGCTTCCCAAGCAGAACCTGAGCTCTGACGATGCTGGAACCTACTACTGTGTTGTGGCTTCATGTGGGGAGACACTGTTTGGAAATGGAACCGAGCTTTATATTAAAG GAAACTCGATCCCGACCCCACCATCTCATCTGGACTCAACTGTCGTTGCACTGGCTTGTTCAACTGTCATTTTTGGGATGGCAGCGTTTCTACTCCTTGTATGGACACTTTGCAATTGCCGGTGCAAACATTCAACAG GGAAAACTGGTAGATCCTCTGAAGGAAACCAG acTGGTGATGATGTTAACTATGCAGCAGTGAGTTTGGCTTCCAgaagctcctcctccaggaCAGCCAACGCCAAACACTCCAGGACAGCCAAAGCCAAACACAGCGCAGATGCTGTGCTTTATTCTGAGGTTAGATGCCGTGACCAGTACGGATACATTTAG